One genomic segment of Candidatus Eisenbacteria bacterium includes these proteins:
- a CDS encoding VCBS repeat-containing protein — protein MPPLRPHHLVVAVSLLLLTLAVPSQASITFTDIGAGLEGVYLSSVAWGDYDNDGDLDIALTGRSNPVGFTNVYRNDGSTANTPSGSEICSAMADLACGYRRIVRLGNTNHNTSWTITLPDPPAAAAPGFFGKVEISKAISLPPPPITCYSALGSTPAI, from the coding sequence ATGCCGCCGCTCAGGCCGCATCATTTGGTCGTCGCTGTAAGTCTCCTTCTTCTGACCCTGGCTGTTCCATCGCAGGCATCCATCACCTTCACCGACATCGGCGCAGGGCTTGAGGGTGTCTACCTCAGCTCGGTGGCGTGGGGTGATTACGATAACGACGGCGATCTGGACATTGCGCTGACCGGCCGGTCGAATCCGGTGGGTTTCACAAATGTTTATCGTAATGACGGAAGCACGGCAAATACCCCCAGCGGAAGCGAGATATGCTCCGCCATGGCGGATCTTGCCTGCGGCTACCGCCGTATTGTGCGACTGGGTAATACAAACCACAACACCTCATGGACGATCACCCTTCCCGACCCGCCGGCCGCCGCGGCCCCCGGCTTTTTTGGCAAGGTGGAGATATCCAAAGCGATCTCCCTACCCCCGCCCCCAATCACCTGTTATAGTGCCCTCGGTTCTACGCCAGCCATTTAA